In Salinibaculum sp. SYNS191, the genomic window CCTACGATGAATGGACGGCGGCACACGATAGCGCGACAGTCACGGTTGACGACCATGAAGTCGAGATGGCGTATCGCGACGAAGGGAGCGGCGAGCCCGTCGTATTCTTACACGGCATTCCGACGAACTCGTATCTCTTTCGCAACCAGTTTGACGCGGTCGCATCGGAGCATCGCGCGATCGCACCGGACATGATTGGCTACGGCAACTCCGCGATGCACGATGGCTTCGATCGGTCGATCCGCGCCCAGGAGATGGCAATCAGGGGTCTCGTTGACGAACTGGGGCTCGACACGATCGATTTCGTCGGCCATGATCTCGGCGGTGGCGTCGGATTGCGCTACGCCGCTCGTAGTCCCGACGCGATCGACCGGCTGGTCCTGTCGAACTCCGTCGCGTACGACTCGTGGCCGATCCAGACCATAACCGATCTCGGGTTACCCGAAACAGCCCGAGAGACGAGCGTCGAGGAACTCCAGGGGATGCTGGATGCTCTGTTCCGCGACACGCTCTTGGGCGACGACCACGACGAAGCATTCCTAGAGGGGATGAAAACACCCTGGGCCTCCGAAGAAGGCGTTACTTCAGTCGTACGCAACGCGAGCGCGACGAACACGAGCCACACGACGGAGGTCGACCCGAGCGACGTCACGGCCGACACGCTTCTGTTGTGGGGGACTGAGGACGAATTCCAGCCGATCGAGTGGGCCGAACGACTGGAAGGCGACATCGACTCCTGCGAGCTTGTGGGTCTCGAGGCCAACCACTGGGTCCCAGAGGACCGTTCGGCGGCGTTCACCGAGCACCTGACTGACTTCCTGTCGTAGACAAAACCCCGACCAACCACACTGCTCGCGCAACGCTTTTCCTGTTCTCGTCTCAGCCAGAGACTCTATGGAGAAGACTCGCTAGACGAGGCTCGACTCCAGCGTGTAACCTGCGGCCGTGATGGTCACCTCACGGCCGAATGACTGCTCGCCCTTCGATCTCGCCGTCTTCGAGCTTTTCTGCGACCGTATTGATGTCTTCGAGATCGTAGTAGGACGTGTGCAGGTCGACTTCGCCCTGCTTGACCAGTGCGACGAGTTCCTGCAGTTCCGCGAATCGTCCGACGATATTGCCTACATAGGAAAACTCGCCGTTGACCAGCGACTGCGTGGGTTCGTGGATGTGTCCGCCGTACCCGATGATGTGGTGGTCGCCGCCGGCGGCCGTGATGTCCGGTGCGTACTCCGCCGTCACGTCGGCACCGACGAAGTCGAGTACCTGCGCTGCGCCCGTTCCGTCAGTGACGCTGTCGATGAACGCTCGGACGTCGTCATTCCCAGGGTTGACAGTGTTGTCGACGCCAAGGTCGTCAGCCAGTTCGAGCGCAGAATCCTTCAGGTCGATGGCGGTGACCTCTGCCGCACTCATCGCGTCGAGACACTGTACTCCGATATGTCCCAGGCCGCCGACGCCGATGACGACGGCGTGGTCACCAGGATTCAGCTCGTCGACCGCCTTTTTCACGGCGTGATAGGCGGTGATCCCGGCATCGGCGTGAGGGGCAATCTCGGCTGGGTCGACGCCGTCGGGCAGCGGTATCACCGACCGTTCGCTGGTTAACAGGTAGTCGGCGAATCCACCATCAGTCGTCAGTCCGTTGAACGACTGGTTCTCGCAGTACATCGTCTCGCCGAGCCGACAGGGTCGACAGGTCCCACATGTCTGGACCGGATGGCAGATGACCTGGTCGCCTTCCGACACGACCTCAACCTCCCCACCGGTTTCGACGACTCGACCGGCGTTCTCGTGGCCAAGCGTCATCGGCAGGTCCTGGTCCACGTACTCCGTCCACATTCCCTCGATGATGTGGTTGTCAGTCTGACACCACCCAGCGCCGATCACCTCAACGAGGACGCCGTCCGAGCGCTCAATCGTCGGCCGATCGATATCTTCGATCGCCAGTCCCTCGCTCATGTCGTCCGTGTATCCGTGAAGTCGTGCTGCGTGCATGGCACACCTCAAACGATACCGGCGTCCCGCGTAAGAAGTACGCCTATCATCATCGGTAAAAGCACTATTGTCACGTGCTACCACCCTCCAAGAGCGATGTACACTCACAACGGTGAGGACGTGTTCGTCATCGACGGGCACATCCACCTCTGGGACGCGACGAAGGAGAACATCATCCACGAGGGAGGAGAACAGTTCATCCAGTGCTTCTACGACTATCATACTGGGTTCACGCCCGAGGAAGAGCAGTGGGACATGGACACGTATCGGCACTACGGGACCGAGCGGATGGTTCAAGACCTCTTCCGCGACGGCCACGTCGACATGGGAATCTTCCAGCCGACGTACCTGACCGACTTCTATGACGAGGGGTTCAATACGACCGACCAGAACGCCGAACTCGCCGAACAGTATCCCGAACGGTTCGTTCTCAACGGGAGTTTCGACCCCCGCGACGGCGACGAGGGCATCGAGCATCTCGAGCGCCTCAAAGACGACTACGACATTCAGGGCGTCAAACTCTATACAGCGGAATGGCGTGGTGACTCGAAGGGCTGGCGGCTCGACAGCGATGAGGCGTTTCGATTTCTCGAGAAGTGTGCCGAACTCGGCATCGAAAACATCCACGCCCACAAGGGGCCGACGATCCGGCCGTTGAACCGGGATGCATTCGACGTCCGAGACGTCGACGACGCCGCTACCTCGTTCCCGGACCTCAACTTCATCGTGGAACACGTCGGCTTCCCGCGCGTGGATGACTTCTGTCACATCGCCACTCAGGAGACCAATGTCTACGGCGGACTCGCCGTCGCAGCACCGTTCGCTCAGAACCGCCCGCGGAAGTTCGCCGAGATGATGGGGGAACTCCTGTTTTGGGTCGGCGAGGACAACCTCCTCTTCGGGAGCGATTACGGGATCTGGGAGCCCGACTGGCTCATTCCCGCCGTCATGGACGCGGAGTTTACCCAGGAGGAACGAGCCGAGTACGGGGTCGAACTCTCACCGGAGGTCAAACGGAAGATCATGGGCGAGAACGCCGCACGCCTCTACGACATCGACATCGAAGCAAAGAAAGAACAGTTCCGCGACGACGCGATTAGCCAGGAGTTCGGACTCGGCGATACCTACGAGGAGGCGTCGGCGGACTGAGCCATGGAGACAACAGACTCACCGGACGTGGCGGACGGGTCGAAATCGAGGCCGCCGGGAGAGGCCTCGTCGTCGGGCAAGACTGAATCGCCGGTCAATCTCGACGCCGTCCGCGAGCGCTTGGACCGCGTCCATGATCCCGAACTGGACCGATCCATCATCGAACTCCAGTACATCAAAACGATCGACATCGACGGTAGCACGGTGACCGTCACGTTCGTCCTCCCCACCGCTTGGTGCTCCCCTGCCTTCGCCTGGATGATGGCGACTGGCATCCGCGACGAAGTCAGTACCCTGCCCGCCGTCAGCTCAGTTACTGTCCGTCTCTTGGACCACATGCACGGGGACGAAATAACGACCGGCGTCAATCAGGGGCTGTCCTTCGAGTCGGTGTTCGAAGACGCCGAGGACGGTATCGAGGCCGTCCGGCGGAAGCTCGATCACAAAGCTCGGTTCGCCCGCCAACACGCCGCGATCAAGACACTCCGGCAGGCCGGACTCGACCCGGACCAGATCGCACCGCTGACGCGGGCCGAGGTTGACCTCGAACATCGTTCCGACCTGGCTGCCGTTCGGGTCCAAGACGGTGCGCTGACGGTCACCGTCGCCCGGGAGCCGCTGGCCGACTATCTCGCGAAGGCCCGAGAAACGGGACTCGTGACAGACGAAACCGACCGTCTGTTCGCCGACCGCGAGGGTGACCCACTCGACCCAGAGCCCGAGGCGTTCGAGTCTACCCTCCGGGACGCCCGGCTCGCGAGGGCGAACATCGAGGGACAGGCAACGATTTGTGAATCGCTCCACGAATCCCGGAACGGGGTCGGCTTCGACTGATCGACTCCCGGAGCAAATATCAACCGATTAGTCACTATCTCGAGGACAGTGGAATAGACGCCATGGATCCCACACAGACGCTCACTATCCACTCATTATGTCTCGAAGGATTCTGAATCTGGGCCAACTCCCCAGCGTATTGTTTTATAATTCAAGTTCACTCGCTGAGTCGACCTCGAACCGAAGTACTTCGGGCTCTCCTGCGAGTAAATCAGGAAGCGCCTCCTCGAACACTTCGAAGTGGTTGGTTTGAGAATGGGCCTCGAATGCGGCATTGTCTTCGTACTGTTCGAAGAATCGAACTGTGTCTGGGTCCGAAATATCTGTCGCGGCACGGTAGTCGATTATCCCGTCTTCTGCCTGTGACTGTTCGACAACGTCCTCGATTAGGTCGAGCGCTTCGTCACGTTTCGATGGGTCAAGCGGGAAGGTTGCGTGTAAGACAATCATCGCAGGTAGGAGTCGACGCGGATTCAAAATAAACCTCTGCCGTGCTGCCGCGTGACGTACCAGAACGGGCCAGGTCCAAAAGCGAGCCAGCCAGAGGCCATCCGGAGAGCGGTCCCATTACCGCGTTCACAACGATACAACTCCGGCAGTGGGCCTCAACAGCCGAGTGAGTGCAGACCAGTCCGCCTGTGTAGTGCACTCACATATCCGGTAGTCTGTTAAGATAGTCGTAGTCGTTAGCTTGGTAGTAATGCCAGACCAGCCGTCTCTCTCAACTCAGACAGCAAATCCTGACCTCCAAAAGCTTCCGCCAAGTGCAAAATTGGTAGCCAAGCTCCTCGAATACGAGGGCAATAGTACGCCTTCAGAACTCGCTGATCTGACGCTCCTCCCACCGCGGACCGTTCGCCATGCACTGACGCTACTCCAAGAACAGGAACTCGTCTCGTCAGAAATCTCGTTTATGGACGCCAGACAGCGCATCTATACTCTTGAAGTGGAGAGAGATTGAAACACTGAGGCTGCTGTTGTCGATAACGCGTTAGATCATGAAGCAGGGGCGACAACTGGGAATGGCGGCGCGATGATTCCCCACTCGATAGCGCTCATCTCGACCACTGAATAGTGTACTGAGGGCTGTTACGTGCTATTTGGTATTTCAACGATCGAGAACTGATCCGATGCGACCCCGACGTCGAAGCGGCCCTTGCTCTGTTCGGAGATTTCGACCTCGTAGCTGTAGGCACCAGGGTCGAGGGATTCGGTCTCGAGCGTGCCTCGCCAGCCCGGGTTGTCGCCGCCGGATCCGATGACCCATACGAGCGACACCTCTTCGAACGCGTCATCGGGAGAGACAACCGTCACCGAGTCGAGGCCGCTGCTAAGATCGCTACTCTCGTCGTCGACTTGCTGTCCGGTTGCAGGATTGACGAGCCCGGTATTGCCGACCATGTTACCCGAGGTACTGTCGTAGATTCCGATAACAAAGGAGACATCCATCTCAGCAGTGAATTCCCGTTCGGGAATACACGGAGACACGAAGCCATTCGTGTAGGCGGGCAGATCATCTGGACTCCCGCTCCACCGCGTCTCCGTGTCGACGACGTAGTTCGTCGGATCGTCGAATTCGACAATCTCGATTGCGTCTGAGACGACGCCAACGTGCTGGATATCTGCAGTCCCATTGCCCAGCTCAACCGTGAACGGCATCGTCCCAGGGTCGGCATCCTCGGGAATCTGCCAGCTCCCAACCCAGTCGTCACCATCGGCACGACTGGCCCATGTGTATTCGTCAGTCCACTGGAGCGGGACGGTTTCGCCCTCGTCGCCGAGGGTGACCCGTGCGTCGCCAACCTGATCGGGGCCCAGACGCGTGCCGGTTTCGGGGTCGTAGATACCGACCACGAAAACCGCCTGCATGCCAGGCACATAGTGATTCGTCGCCGCGCACGACGAGAGAAACGAGATCGAGCCTGGAACACCGCCGCCGGCGACAGTCTCGGTCGTAACGACGAGATTCTCGGGCTGAGCAATTGGGGTTGCTGTGTCGGTTGCCGTCGTGGTTTCAGTCGCGGTTGTGGTTTCGGTTGCTGTGTCTGTCGGCGCAGCGGTGTCGGTCCCGTCACCACCGTCACCGGGACATCCAGCGAGGACAGTCGCCCACGCGGCAGTCCCAGAGGCGAGCAACCGCCGCCGTGTCGGCCCTTCTTCATCAGTATTCTCTGCCGGGTCCCGCTGGTCGCTTGGAACCGAATCACTCGCTTGATCGTCGCTCTTCATATGCTGACCAAGAAACCAGAGCGAGTTAATAAAAACATATGGCGGTTGTGTGCTGGTTCTCACGACGATTCTGCTGAATCACACGCGACTCCCGGTCGAAGGGATTTCACGTGAGACAAATTTCGAATCGAACACCCCCAGACTCGGAGTCACAGACGCCGATTGACCAGCCGTGTGCGTCCACGATCTCGGCGACGATAGCGAGTCCGAAGCCCGTTCCATCCCTCGTTGTCGTATGACCCCAGTCAAACACGTTCTCCTGCTCGTCAACTGGAATCCCGTCCCCGTCATCTTCGATATAGAACCCCTCGTTTTGTTCCGTGTCGAACGCACCAACACGTACGGTCACTGACTGCCCACCGTGCGTCGACGCGTTTTCGAAGAGGTTCGCGAAGAGTTCGTGCAGGCGGTCCCGGTCCGCGCGTATGCTCGTCGACGACTCGATATCAAGTGTCGCTGGTTCGAGGTTACATTCGAGCCAGACCTTTCGTGCTAAGGTCTCCAACTCGATCGTCGTTCGATCCCCGACAAGGTTCCCCTCTCGGGTGAGCATCAAGAGATCCGACAACATCTCATCCATCCGCTCTGCGGCGTCCTCAATAGCTTCGAAATGTTCGCGATTACCGGTCTCACGTGCGAGCGTCGCATGGCCAGTAATAACCGACAGTGGGTTTTTGAGGTCGTGTGAGACGATGCTGGCGAATTGGTCCAACCGTTCGATCTTCTCCTGGAGTTCCCGTCGGTGCTCGACGCGGTCAGAGATGTCCCGGAGCATGGCAACCATCTGCGACGGCTTGGTTTCGTCATCGGAGAGGTCCAGGGCTGCGCCTGATATCTCTGTCGGAATTACCGACCCAGTCTTCGTCAGACACGTCAATTCGTCGGTGAACCCCGTGCCCTCTTCGGTGACCTGTGATATGAACTCGTCTCGGATTCGATCGATATCATCCGGATGAATCTCTTCGGGATGCATCGCCAAGAGTTCACTTCGGGAGTATCCCAACAATTGACACGCCTTCGGATTGACGTCGACGAACTCCTCACCTTCGAGATCGACAATCATGACGGCGTCATTGTTATGCTCGAAGATCTTCCGGTAGCGTTCTTCGACAGAGGACACCTGCTCTTCTCTCTCTGACTCAGGAGGTGTCCCGCGTTCTCTCTCAGGCTCATTCGGCATGGGTTGGCTTTCCTCACTTTGTTTCGACGGGACCCCGAGAACCGGTTCCCATCGGCTGAAGAGGATGGCGCTTAGAACGTGATGATCTCGTAGTCGTCTTCGACCAGCGAGCGGATGCTCGGGTGCCCATCGTGGTCATCGAGTGTTACTACTCCCGCATCGGCAACGGCATCTTCGACGCCGAATGCACCGGAACAAAAGTCACAGACAGAGGCGTCGTCGCGAACAGTCTGATACAATTCGTGGTAGTCACTGTCTTCATCTTCGAGTTTGGGGATCCACTGTGTCCCAGCCCCGTCGAAGATGAGTTCAACTTCGTCGCCGTCGGTTTCGGCGAATTCCTTGGCGGTTTCGAGGCCGTTCACGAGTCGACCGACGTTGGCGTGTCCGTCAGTTCCTGCAACGATGATGACTGCTGCTTTCGACATTGCATCCTCTCCTATTGCCCGGACTGATATATGCCGGCTGTCGCCGTGTAACCTCGAAGCGTACCCGGGCAAGGTTTATATAGTGGGTGTGGGTGGTCGTTTCACAAAAGAGGTGGTTTCTGGTTCGTTGAAAGTGAATTATCCGTCCAGTGACCGTGCGCTTCTTGGAATTCGCGAATCTCCGTTCTTTGCAGTAACACGTCCAACCAGTGACCCAACTCCGCTACTCCGTGGGACGACTTGGTGGAGAGCGCTCACTCACTGCGACAGGTCTTGCAGCGCTTAGAACCTGGAAAGACAGGATCTCGACACACGGTACACTGGTCGAGACGCCGGCGACTCCGGAAGAGTTTCTTGAGGTAGGAAAACACGATCTGTCCTACGGGCCTGAGGCAGGTAAGTGTCTTGCTGTGGTGAGTGGGCAGGAGGAGTGAAGAACGGCCACGAGAACCGTGCTACGACACTCTGTTTGGATCGGATACTACTACTCGCGGTCGAGAGTCTATTTCTCTGTGCCAGGCCGGGTGCAGAAGCGGGTGTGGTGTGTCCAGTCAGTGGGAGTGACCGCTGCCTCTGCGACTGAATTGTCCCGAGAAGCCGCGCTGGACGACCTCCGACAGAGCGGGGTGGATGTGTACCGATTCGCGAATATCCTGAACGGTACCGGAGCCAGCTTTCATTGTGACGACGACCTCTTGGATGAGGTCTGATGCCTCCGGTCCGATAATGTGACATCCGAGGATCTCTCCGTCGAGATCGATAAGCGCTTTCAGGAATCCGTCTGCCTTCATCGCGCTCCCGCGTGCAGTCTGGTCGTACCGGTACGTCCGGGTCGCATACTCACGGTCGCCATCCCTGAGCTCCTGCTCACGAGCGCCGACGCCAGCCACCTCTGGAGACGCGAACACCGCGAATGGCATCGCGGTGTAATCCACTCCCTGGAGTTCATCGCCGAAAAGGTTCCGGGCGACAGCCTGTGCTTCGTGATTTGCACTGTGCTTCAGCAGGTACTCACCAACGATATCACCAAGTGCCCACACCCCGTCGGCGGTTGTCCTGAGATACTCGTCGGTCTTGACGAAGCCTTGCTCGTCTGTTTCGACACCTGCTGCATCGACATTGAGTAGATCCGTATTCGGCCTTCGTCCCGCAGCAACCAGCAGTTCGTCACCGGTCACAGTCACGGAACCCTCGCCGGTGACGCCGCCGTCGGGGCCGTACTCGTAGGGTTGGGCTTCGACAGTCACCGTTCCATCGGTTTCCGACACCTCGGTAGCCGCGTGGCCTGTGTGGATTATAAATCGCTCAGCATATCGCTCAGTAAACGCCTCTGCTACCTCCTCGTCGGCTTCCGGCAACAGATTCGGACGGCGTCCGATGATCGTCACGTCGCTCCCGAACGTTCCAAAGAAGTGGCCGAGTTCCGCGGCAATGTATCCACCACCGACGATTACGAGGTCGTCGGGTGGCGTCTCGAGCTGGAGAGCCTCAGTGCTCGTCAAGTACTCGACGCTGTCGATGCCGTCGATATCTGGAATTGCAGGGCGAGTTCCGGCAGCGATGAGGACCGTTTCAGCTTTGATTATGGAACCTTCGTCTTCGCCGCTTACAATCTTGACAGTCCGCTCGTCAATGAACCGGCCTTCGCCCTCGTAGAGGTCGTGTCGGGGAGACGAACGCAGCCCCTCCCGAATCGATTCAGAATCAGCGTTGACCTCCTCGTTGACTTCACCGACGATCTCGGAAAACTCGATTTCGGTAACCTCAGCGTCGATATGGAACTCACTGGCGCGTTCGACTGTTTCCAGTACATCGGCGTGGTAGAGTAACATCTTCGAGGGGATGCACCCACGGTTGAGACACGTCCCTCCAAGCGGGCCCTTTTCGACCACCGCAACAGACAGTCCCTGGTTTGCGGCTGCGTTTGCTACGTCTAATCCTGACCCGGAGCCGATGACCAGAAATTCAACTTCGTCCATGTTCCATAGGTCGGGAGGAGATGATAAGAATCACCCGCGGACGTTCAACCTGGTCACACCTTCACTGTGGAATCGAGGATGCTGTATCGATGTGGAGTTTTTATATCGAGTTCTGATTCAGAC contains:
- a CDS encoding alpha/beta fold hydrolase, translated to MTTYDEWTAAHDSATVTVDDHEVEMAYRDEGSGEPVVFLHGIPTNSYLFRNQFDAVASEHRAIAPDMIGYGNSAMHDGFDRSIRAQEMAIRGLVDELGLDTIDFVGHDLGGGVGLRYAARSPDAIDRLVLSNSVAYDSWPIQTITDLGLPETARETSVEELQGMLDALFRDTLLGDDHDEAFLEGMKTPWASEEGVTSVVRNASATNTSHTTEVDPSDVTADTLLLWGTEDEFQPIEWAERLEGDIDSCELVGLEANHWVPEDRSAAFTEHLTDFLS
- a CDS encoding MarR family transcriptional regulator, which gives rise to MPDQPSLSTQTANPDLQKLPPSAKLVAKLLEYEGNSTPSELADLTLLPPRTVRHALTLLQEQELVSSEISFMDARQRIYTLEVERD
- a CDS encoding amidohydrolase family protein, with translation MYTHNGEDVFVIDGHIHLWDATKENIIHEGGEQFIQCFYDYHTGFTPEEEQWDMDTYRHYGTERMVQDLFRDGHVDMGIFQPTYLTDFYDEGFNTTDQNAELAEQYPERFVLNGSFDPRDGDEGIEHLERLKDDYDIQGVKLYTAEWRGDSKGWRLDSDEAFRFLEKCAELGIENIHAHKGPTIRPLNRDAFDVRDVDDAATSFPDLNFIVEHVGFPRVDDFCHIATQETNVYGGLAVAAPFAQNRPRKFAEMMGELLFWVGEDNLLFGSDYGIWEPDWLIPAVMDAEFTQEERAEYGVELSPEVKRKIMGENAARLYDIDIEAKKEQFRDDAISQEFGLGDTYEEASAD
- a CDS encoding NAD(P)-dependent alcohol dehydrogenase — its product is MHAARLHGYTDDMSEGLAIEDIDRPTIERSDGVLVEVIGAGWCQTDNHIIEGMWTEYVDQDLPMTLGHENAGRVVETGGEVEVVSEGDQVICHPVQTCGTCRPCRLGETMYCENQSFNGLTTDGGFADYLLTSERSVIPLPDGVDPAEIAPHADAGITAYHAVKKAVDELNPGDHAVVIGVGGLGHIGVQCLDAMSAAEVTAIDLKDSALELADDLGVDNTVNPGNDDVRAFIDSVTDGTGAAQVLDFVGADVTAEYAPDITAAGGDHHIIGYGGHIHEPTQSLVNGEFSYVGNIVGRFAELQELVALVKQGEVDLHTSYYDLEDINTVAEKLEDGEIEGRAVIRP
- a CDS encoding dihydrolipoyl dehydrogenase; amino-acid sequence: MDEVEFLVIGSGSGLDVANAAANQGLSVAVVEKGPLGGTCLNRGCIPSKMLLYHADVLETVERASEFHIDAEVTEIEFSEIVGEVNEEVNADSESIREGLRSSPRHDLYEGEGRFIDERTVKIVSGEDEGSIIKAETVLIAAGTRPAIPDIDGIDSVEYLTSTEALQLETPPDDLVIVGGGYIAAELGHFFGTFGSDVTIIGRRPNLLPEADEEVAEAFTERYAERFIIHTGHAATEVSETDGTVTVEAQPYEYGPDGGVTGEGSVTVTGDELLVAAGRRPNTDLLNVDAAGVETDEQGFVKTDEYLRTTADGVWALGDIVGEYLLKHSANHEAQAVARNLFGDELQGVDYTAMPFAVFASPEVAGVGAREQELRDGDREYATRTYRYDQTARGSAMKADGFLKALIDLDGEILGCHIIGPEASDLIQEVVVTMKAGSGTVQDIRESVHIHPALSEVVQRGFSGQFSRRGSGHSH
- a CDS encoding putative quinol monooxygenase, whose amino-acid sequence is MIVLHATFPLDPSKRDEALDLIEDVVEQSQAEDGIIDYRAATDISDPDTVRFFEQYEDNAAFEAHSQTNHFEVFEEALPDLLAGEPEVLRFEVDSASELEL
- a CDS encoding two-component system sensor histidine kinase NtrB, producing MPNEPERERGTPPESEREEQVSSVEERYRKIFEHNNDAVMIVDLEGEEFVDVNPKACQLLGYSRSELLAMHPEEIHPDDIDRIRDEFISQVTEEGTGFTDELTCLTKTGSVIPTEISGAALDLSDDETKPSQMVAMLRDISDRVEHRRELQEKIERLDQFASIVSHDLKNPLSVITGHATLARETGNREHFEAIEDAAERMDEMLSDLLMLTREGNLVGDRTTIELETLARKVWLECNLEPATLDIESSTSIRADRDRLHELFANLFENASTHGGQSVTVRVGAFDTEQNEGFYIEDDGDGIPVDEQENVFDWGHTTTRDGTGFGLAIVAEIVDAHGWSIGVCDSESGGVRFEICLT
- a CDS encoding iron-sulfur cluster assembly protein; this translates as METTDSPDVADGSKSRPPGEASSSGKTESPVNLDAVRERLDRVHDPELDRSIIELQYIKTIDIDGSTVTVTFVLPTAWCSPAFAWMMATGIRDEVSTLPAVSSVTVRLLDHMHGDEITTGVNQGLSFESVFEDAEDGIEAVRRKLDHKARFARQHAAIKTLRQAGLDPDQIAPLTRAEVDLEHRSDLAAVRVQDGALTVTVAREPLADYLAKARETGLVTDETDRLFADREGDPLDPEPEAFESTLRDARLARANIEGQATICESLHESRNGVGFD